A region from the Rhodamnia argentea isolate NSW1041297 chromosome 7, ASM2092103v1, whole genome shotgun sequence genome encodes:
- the LOC125315984 gene encoding uncharacterized protein LOC125315984, protein MGGESATESWLGNLWRGSRYKAQVHEKATIGILSSEVVSVMSKVVKIWHCLSDVELLRLREEMARSAGIRKLVSEDDGYLMNLVEDEIIDNFVYVARAVVRLARRCADPVYHQIGSFFDGPISNYVKWFGWEYKWKKMDRRVKKMERFITVMLQLTQEQEVLAELQLTVRRMKANPQSDRVKLFECQQKAMWQIQVVRNLRELSPCNRTYDYTVRLLARSLFTILEKMIHAFGGDQDKFELEEIHPTCFSRSHSLSALMQSSVHSSASSLDLFYMSLCSDKDRANKKEHQIHQQSRYIGPFKGCMNVETDSPLVDGYCGTAMVESTRATSVSGNDFRIIDHKDVKALIVSNRIYSKLASFYATYGCLITRPQTLGHAALAVHYANVIVLIEKLASSPHSISLDMRDDLYHMLPASVRTGLRARLRSHAKMVHDSAIVEKWRTTVEQILEWLAPLAHSTVKWQSEQSFEKRNRDSGANVLLVQTLYFADQPKTEVAIVELLVGLNNVCRIGRAKVSTERF, encoded by the coding sequence ATGGGAGGCGAAAGTGCGACCGAGTCCTGGTTGGGCAATCTCTGGCGGGGCTCGCGGTACAAGGCGCAAGTGCACGAGAAAGCCACGATTGGGATTTTGTCTTCCGAGGTCGTGAGCGTAATGTCTAAAGTGGTTAAGATATGGCACTGCTTGAGCGATGTCGAGCTTCTTCGGTTGAGGGAAGAGATGGCGAGGTCCGCGGGCATCAGGAAGCTTGTATCAGAAGATGATGGCTACCTCATGAATCTCGTGGAGGATGAGATCATCGACAATTTCGTGTACGTGGCCAGGGCGGTGGTCAGGCTCGCGAGGAGGTGTGCTGACCCTGTGTACCACCAAATCGGAAGCTTCTTCGACGGCCCGATAAGCAACTACGTCAAGTGGTTCGGTTGGGAGTACAAGTGGAAGAAGATGGACAGGAGAgtgaagaaaatggaaaggTTTATCACGGTCATGCTGCAGCTGACCCAAGAGCAGGAGGTGCTGGCGGAGCTTCAACTGACGGTTCGGAGGATGAAGGCCAATCCCCAGTCGGACCGCGTCAAACTGTTCGAGTGCCAGCAGAAGGCGATGTGGCAGATTCAGGTGGTGCGAAATCTCCGCGAACTGTCTCCTTGTAACAGAACTTATGACTATACAGTCCGGCTCCTCGCCAGATCACTCTTCACGATTCTTGAGAAAATGATACATGCCTTTGGGGGTGACCAAGATAAGTTTGAATTAGAGGAAATCCATCCCACTTGTTTTTCCAGGAGCCACTCCCTTTCTGCTCTGATGCAATCTTCGGTTCATTCATCTGCTTCCAGCCTCGATCTGTTCTATATGTCGCTGTGTTCAGACAAGGATAGAGCAAACAAAAAGGAACACCAAATTCATCAGCAGTCTCGTTACATTGGGCCTTTCAAAGGGTGCATGAACGTGGAAACCGATTCTCCCCTTGTCGATGGTTATTGCGGAACAGCTATGGTTGAGTCGACCAGAGCGACAAGCGTGTCTGGAAATGATTTCAGAATAATTGACCACAAAGATGTGAAGGCGTTGATCGTGAGCAACAGAATTTACTCTAAGCTCGCATCTTTCTACGCGACGTACGGGTGCTTAATCACCCGTCCTCAGACACTTGGCCATGCCGCCTTGGCTGTGCACTATGCTAATGTGATTGTTCTAATCGAGAAGCTAGCGTCTTCACCTCACTCGATCAGCCTCGACATGAGAGACGACCTCTATCACATGTTGCCAGCTTCCGTTAGAACGGGTCTGAGGGCCAGGCTAAGGTCGCACGCCAAGATGGTGCATGACAGCGCAATCGTGGAGAAATGGAGGACGACGGTGGAGCAGATCCTGGAATGGCTAGCTCCGCTTGCCCACAGCACAGTAAAATGGCAATCCGAGCAGAGCTTCGAGAAGCGGAACCGTGATTCTGGGGCGAACGTGCTTCTGGTACAGACGCTGTACTTCGCGGACCAACCAAAAACCGAGGTAGCCATTGTAGAACTTCTGGTGGGTCTGAACAATGTCTGCAGGATCGGCAGAGCGAAAGTGAGTACTGAGAGGTTTTAA